A genomic stretch from Hymenobacter psoromatis includes:
- a CDS encoding O-acetylhomoserine aminocarboxypropyltransferase (catalyzes the formation of L-methionine and acetate from O-acetyl-L-homoserine and methanethiol): MATQTQHFETLQLHAGQQPDPTTGSRAVPIYQTSSYVFKNAEHGANLFALKEFGNIYTRLMNPTTDVFEQRIAALEGGVAALAVGSGQAAQFIALNNILQPGDNLVSSSYLYGGTYNQFKVAFKRLGIEARFAQGDDVDSIEALIDDRTRAIYVETIGNGSFSVPDFERLAAVARKHDIPLVVDNTFGAGGYLLRPLEHGANIVVESATKWIGGHGTTIGGVIVDGGTYDFGNGKYPQFTEPSEGYHGLVFNEVFGKNSPFGNIAFIIRARVEGLRDFGPSQSPFNSFLLLQGVETLSLRVERTVENALKVAQWLEQHPQVASVNYPGLASSPQHKNAAKYLKRGFGGVLSFALHGSKETATALIDNLKLISHLANVGDAKTLIIQPAATTHQQLSEAEQHAAGVTPTLLRLSVGIEHFEDIRADLEQAIAAAVAATPTGQDEGVDAIPEPEPEHAQPLEV, translated from the coding sequence ATGGCCACCCAGACTCAGCACTTCGAAACGCTTCAGCTCCACGCCGGGCAGCAGCCCGACCCCACCACCGGCTCGCGCGCGGTGCCCATTTACCAAACCAGCAGCTACGTGTTCAAGAACGCGGAGCACGGCGCTAATTTGTTTGCTCTCAAAGAGTTTGGTAATATTTACACCCGCCTGATGAACCCGACCACCGACGTGTTCGAGCAGCGCATTGCGGCGCTCGAAGGCGGCGTAGCGGCGCTGGCCGTGGGCTCGGGCCAGGCGGCGCAGTTCATTGCGCTGAACAACATCCTGCAGCCCGGCGACAACCTGGTGAGCAGCTCGTACCTCTACGGCGGCACCTACAACCAGTTTAAGGTGGCCTTCAAGCGATTAGGTATTGAGGCGCGCTTTGCGCAGGGCGATGACGTTGACAGCATCGAGGCGCTGATTGACGACCGGACCCGCGCCATCTACGTCGAAACGATTGGCAACGGCAGCTTTAGCGTGCCGGATTTTGAGCGCCTGGCGGCCGTGGCCAGGAAGCACGATATTCCGCTGGTGGTGGACAACACGTTTGGCGCGGGCGGCTACTTGCTCCGGCCCCTGGAGCACGGTGCCAACATCGTGGTGGAGTCGGCCACCAAGTGGATTGGCGGCCACGGCACTACCATTGGCGGCGTGATTGTGGACGGTGGCACCTACGACTTCGGCAACGGCAAGTATCCGCAGTTTACGGAGCCCAGCGAGGGCTACCACGGCCTGGTTTTCAACGAGGTATTCGGCAAAAATAGTCCGTTTGGCAACATCGCGTTCATCATTCGGGCGCGGGTGGAAGGCCTGCGCGACTTCGGCCCCTCGCAGAGCCCGTTCAACTCGTTTCTCTTGCTGCAAGGCGTCGAAACCCTGAGCCTGCGCGTAGAGCGGACCGTCGAAAACGCCCTGAAAGTGGCGCAGTGGCTGGAGCAGCACCCGCAGGTGGCCAGCGTCAATTACCCCGGCCTGGCCAGCAGTCCGCAGCACAAAAATGCCGCGAAGTACCTCAAGCGCGGCTTCGGCGGCGTGCTGTCGTTTGCGCTGCACGGCAGCAAGGAGACGGCCACGGCGTTGATTGATAACCTCAAGCTTATCAGCCACCTGGCTAATGTGGGCGATGCTAAAACGCTCATCATTCAGCCGGCGGCCACTACCCACCAGCAACTCAGCGAAGCCGAGCAGCACGCCGCGGGCGTAACGCCCACGCTGCTGCGCTTGTCGGTGGGTATCGAGCATTTTGAGGACATCCGCGCCGATTTGGAGCAGGCCATTGCCGCCGCCGTTGCGGCCACGCCTACCGGCCAGGACGAAGGTGTGGATGCAATTCCCGAGCCCGAGCCGGAGCACGCCCAACCGCTTGAGGTATAA